The following are encoded together in the Notolabrus celidotus isolate fNotCel1 chromosome 9, fNotCel1.pri, whole genome shotgun sequence genome:
- the LOC117819281 gene encoding uncharacterized protein LOC117819281, giving the protein MSNNNKKVLSMLVCYFHADLRKVMVEHLGSLEVVKVNAANLERLLCDFFKQNNIPWKNLVSMLMDSCSVMRGSKTGLETRIHQYCPTLLDIDGDSCHHIHNAAKKFAEPFDHYLEQLFSDLQVDHQWCPDQVMHLKEVCLMLDVPASSPQRGFVPHRWLSAYDASMATHAMMPAYKVLYFGYLSTADKELYREPLELIYTKYSVNQAARARIRTMHEELNRKGMTPQGRERKKRVCQKLWHEETTTVLQLSIYKGPVCSGPTSERPLTGNHTAEEAEWYAGAPLASRSRRP; this is encoded by the exons atgtcaaacaacaacaaaaag GTCCTCTCCATGCTCGTCTGCTACTTCCATGCTGACTTGAGGAAGGTGATGGTGGAGCATTTGGGGTCCTTAGAGGTCGTGAAGGTGAACGCTGCCAACCTTGAGAGGTTGCTCTGTGATTTCTTCAAGCAAAATAACATCCCTTGGAAAAATCTTGTGAGCATGTTGATGGACTCATGTTCCGTCATGAGGGGCAGCAAGACCGGTCTTGAGACAAGGATCCACCAGTACTGTCCAACCCTGCTAGACATTGATGGAGACTCCTGTCACCATATCCACAATGCAGCAAAGAAGTTTGCAGAGCCCTTTGACCACTACCTGGAGCAGCTGTTCAGTGATCTCCAAGTAGACCATCAATGGTGTCCAGACCAG GTGATGCACCTCAAGGAGGTATGTCTCATGTTAGATGTCCCCGCCTCTAGCCCTCAAAGGGGCTTTGTACCACATCGTTGGCTGTCTGCATATGATGCCAGCATGGCGACCCATGCCATGATGCCAGCATACAAGGTCCTCTACTTTGGCTACCTCTCCACTGCAGACAAGGAGCTGTACAGAGAGCCCTTGGAACTAATTTACACAAAGTACAGTGTTAATCAGGCGGCAAGAGCCAGAATCAGGACGATGCATGAGGAACTCAACCGTAAAG GCATGACTCCGCAAGGCcgggaaagaaaaaagagggtcTGTCAGAAGCTGTGGCATGAGGAGACAACAACAGTACTACAACTCAGTATCTACAAGGGCCCTGTCTGCTCTGGACCCACTTCTGAGAGGCCACTCACAGGCAACCATACAGCTGAAGAG GCTGAGTGGTATGCTGGGGCACCTCTTGCCAGCAGGTCACGACGTCCATAG